The following are encoded together in the Sparus aurata chromosome 1, fSpaAur1.1, whole genome shotgun sequence genome:
- the LOC115590974 gene encoding ras-related protein Rab-40C-like, producing MRGMMGTQSSPVKSYDYLLKFLLVGDSDVGKGEILDSLQDGSVESPYAYSSGIDYKTTTILLDGRRVKLELWDTSGQGRFCTIFRSYSRGAQGILLVYDITNSWSFDGIDRWIREIDEHAPGVPRILVGNRLHLAFKRQVPTEQARAYADKNSMTFFEVSPLCNFNVIESFTELSRIVLMRHGMEKFWRPNRVFSLQDLCCRSIVSCTPVHLIDKLPLPVAIKSHLKSFSMANGMNAVMMHGRSYSVANSAAAGGGSGGSKANSLKRSKSFRPPQSPPKTSSASSKGNCKIS from the exons ATGCGTGGGATGATGGGGACCCAGAGTAGTCCTGTCAAGAGTTACGATTATCTCTTAAAATTTCTTTTGGTGGGAGACAGCGATGTCGGAAAGGGAGAAATCTTGGACAGTTTGCAGGACGGATCGGTAGAATCTCCTTATGCCTACAGCAGTG GGATCGATTACAAGACCACCACAATTCTGCTGGATGGGAGAAGGGTGAAATTAGAATTATG GGACACATCAGGGCAAGGCAGGTTCTGCACCATCTTCAGGTCTTACTCTCGTGGAGCACAG GGCATCTTGCTAGTGTATGATATCACGAACAGCTGGTCGTTTGACGGCATTGACCGCTGGATCCGGGAAATCGATGAG CATGCCCCAGGTGTACCCAGGATTCTGGTGGGCAACCGACTTCACCTGGCTTTCAAGCGGCAGGTGCCCACGGAGCAGGCGAGGGCTTACGCGGACAAGAACAGCATGACTTTCTTTGAGGTCAGCCCGCTGTGCAACTTCAACGTCATCGAATCCTTCACTGAACTTTCGCGCATTGTGCTGATGAGGCACGGGATGGAGAAGTTCTGGAGGCCCAACCGAG TCTTCAGCCTCCAAGATCTGTGCTGCCGATCGATTGTCTCCTGCACACCAGTGCACCTCATCGACAAGCTGCCCCTCCCCGTGGCCATCAAGTCCCACCTCAAGTCTTTCTCTATGGCCAACGGCATGAACGCAGTCATGATGCACGGACGCTCGTACTCTGTGGCCAACAGCGCAGCGGCGGGCGGAGGCAGCGGCGGCAGCAAAGCCAACAGCCTCAAACGCTCAAAGTCCTTCAGGCCTCCGCAGAGCCCTCCAAAGACCTCGTCGGCGTCCTCTAAGGGGAACTGTAAGATCTCATAG
- the wfikkn1 gene encoding WAP, Kazal, immunoglobulin, Kunitz and NTR domain-containing protein: protein MMYKICPKLLENRCIKDQSWHNAPSSNKPLLGWIRAYLLVLLVCEVPELSLCASVAGSKVKHEGFCPNKLNSNLWVDAQSTCERECNVDEDCADFEKCCTNVCGLNSCVAARFSDGTPAQPDGQGGGKEGDAPASIPTCEGFICSQQGAICDIWDGQPICKCQDRCEKEPNFTCASDGLTYFNRCYMDGEACIRGVTLTVVTCRFYLAGPPTSPLPQDTTANPTPTSSQEDPMPPTLYSNPRHQSIYVGGTINFHCDVIGVPRPDVTWEKQSERRERLVMRPDQMYGNVVITNIGQLVIYNAQVWDTGIYTCIARNSVGVLQADYPLSVIRRAGDDFSEDPEMPMGRPFSPADCLAEVDQRVCSGERHVDWYYDSKLGSCMAFSNGGCDDSRNRFETYEECKASCQREGMGICALPAVQGPCKTWEPRWAWNSVMKQCQAFAYGGCHGNANSFHTKKECEANCPQPKRKPCKTCRVKAKMVPSLCRSDFAIVGRLTELVEDLDSGLAHFSLEEVLRDEKMGLTFFNTKHLEVTIAKIDWSCPCPNITMEENPLLVMGVVQDGMAIIQSDSYVRAITERRLKRLRDVVNKKSCKES, encoded by the exons ATGATGTATAAAATCTGTCCAAAACTTTTGGAGAACAGATGTATAAAGGATCAAAGTTGGCACAATGCACCGAGCTCAAATAAGCCACTATTAGGATGGATACGTGCGTATTTGTTGGTGCTCTTGGTTTGCGAAGTACCAGAACTTTCTTTGTGTGCGAGCGTGGCAGGATCCAAAGTCAAACACGAAGGATTTTGTCCCAACAAGCTGAACTCCAATCTGTGGGTTGATGCGCAAAGCACCTGCGAGAGGGAATGCAACGTCGATGAG GACTGCGCTGACTTTGAGAAATGCTGCACCAACGTGTGTGGCCTCAACAGCTGTGTGGCTGCACGTTTCTCTGATGGCACCCCTGCCCAGCCAGATGGACAGGGTGGAGGAAAAGAAGGTGATGCCCCCGCCTCCATCCCTACCTGTGAGGGATTTATCTgcagccagcagggggcgatcTGTGACATCTGGGATGGACAGCCCATCTGCAAGTGCCAGGACCGGTGTGAGAAAGAGCCTAACTTCACCTGTGCCTCAGATGGCCTCACCTACTTCAACCGCTGCTACATGGACGGAGAAGCCTGCATCCGTGGGGTGACGCTAACTGTGGTCACCTGTCGCTTCTACCTGGCGGGGCCCCCCACCAGCCCGCTGCCTCAGGACACTACAGCCAACCCCACCCCCACTTCCTCCCAGGAGGACCCAATGCCCCCCACTCTTTACTCCAACCCACGCCACCAGTCCATATATGTGGGAGGCACCATTAACTTCCACTGTGACGTTATTGGAGTCCCCAGACCTGATGTGACGTGGGAGAAACAGAGTGAGCGGCGGGAACGCCTGGTCATGAGGCCGGACCAGATGTACGGCAACGTGGTTATCACCAACATCGGTCAGCTTGTCATTTACAATGCCCAGGTGTGGGATACAGGTATCTACACCTGCATTGCACGGAATTCAGTTGGAGTTCTTCAAGCGGACTACCCTCTGTCAGTCATCCGCCGGGCCGGCGATGACTTCTCTGAAGATCCTGAGATGCCCATGGGGCGGCCATTCTCACCAGCAGACTGCCTGGCTGAGGTGGACCAGAGAGTGTGCAGTGGCGAGCGTCACGTAGACTGGTATTACGACAGCAAGCTGGGCTCCTGCATGGCCTTCAGCAATGGTGGATGTGACGACAGCCGCAATCGATTTGAGACTTATGAGGAGTGCAAGGCCTCCTGTCAGAGAGAGGGGATGGGGATCTGCGCTCTGCCGGCTGTCCAGGGCCCCTGCAAGACTTGGGAGCCACGTTGGGCCTGGAATTCTGTCATGAAGCAGTGCCAAGCCTTTGCCTACGGTGGCTGCCATGGGAACGCCAACAGCTTCCACACCAAGAAGGAGTGTGAGGCGAACTGCCCACAACCCAAAAGAAAACCTTGTAAGACCTGTCGGGTGAAGGCGAAAATGGTGCCCAGCTTATGCCGGAGTGACTTTGCTATTGTGGGGCGGCTGACAGAGCTGGTGGAGGATCTGGACTCTGGGTTAGCCCATTTTAGCCTGGAGGAGGTCCTGAGAGATGAAAAGATGGGCTTGACTTTCTTTAATACCAAACACCTAGAGGTGACTATCGCCAAAATAGACTGGAGCTGTCCCTGTCCAAACATCACTATGGAGGAAAACCCTTTACTGGTGATGGGTGTGGTGCAGGACGGCATGGCCATCATCCAGTCGGACAGCTATGTCAGAGCCATAACTGAACGCAGACTCAAGAGGCTACGTGATGTTGTGAATAAGAAGTCCTGCAAGGAATCGTAA
- the mettl26 gene encoding methyltransferase-like 26, translating into MLSAAAAERNKEPILAVLRESVNTGRHLQALEISSGTGQHVTHFAQALRNITWQPSEYDRQSLLSIEAYRAHYQLHNVMPAIHLDASLPHQYWGGIQPESLDLVVNINMIHISPFACTEGLFRGAGAVLKPQGLLFTYGPYAVNGQISPQSNVDFDYSLRQRNPEWGLRDISLLSSIAQRNGLFLEKIMDMPANNKCLLFRKESLV; encoded by the exons ATGCTGAGCGCCGCCGCCGCGGAGAGGAACAAGGAGCCCATCCTGGCGGTGCTCCGGGAGAGCGTGAACACCGGGAGACACCTGCAGGCTCTGGAGATCTCCTCCGGCACCGGGCAGCATGTCACACACTTCGCTCAGGCCCTGCGGAATATTACCTGGCAGCCCTCAGAGTATGACCGCCAGTCTCTACTCAG TATAGAAGCGTACAGAGCTCACTACCAGCTGCACAATGTGATGCCCGCCATCCACCTGGATGCTTCTCTGCCCCATCAGTACTGGGGAGGGATCCAGCCAGAGAGCCTGGATCTGGTGGTCAACATTAACATGATCCATATTTCTCCGTTCGCTTGCACAGAG GGTTTATTCAGAGGGGCTGGAGCTGTGCTGAAGCCGCAAGGTCTTCTATTTACCTACGgg CCCTATGCAGTGAACGGGCAGATCTCACCCCAAAGTAATGTTGACTTTGACTACAGCCTAAGGCAGAG GAATCCAGAGTGGGGACTCAGAGATATCTCCCTCCTCAGTTCTATAGCACAAAGAAATGGTTTATTCCTGGAGAAGATA ATGGACATGCCAGCAAACAACAAGTGTCTTCTGTTCAGGAAGGAGAGTTTGGTGTAA